The following are encoded in a window of Kitasatospora fiedleri genomic DNA:
- a CDS encoding uracil-xanthine permease family protein → MKVGFGWKLHGDGRAPRPGAVVRPDERLSWGRTVGLGAQHVVAMFGATFVAPVLMGLDPNLAVMVSGVATVFFLLVTQGRIPSYLGSSLSFVGVAAVIKTQGGDASTLTGALLVVGAVLAACGAVVQGFGARVIHAVLPPVVTGAVVMLIGFNLAPVAAGTYWPQDQWTALLTMAFTALALVVLRGFWSRIAIFLGLVFGYAASWLFDRVFGRIDSPVGGGASTEHWRLDLSGVGKADWIGLPSLHAPSFSTSAVLVALPVVVALIAENAGHVKAVSEMTGDPLDDRMGTAIMADGAATVLSTAVGGPATTTYAENIGVMAATRVYSTAAYWCAAGFAILFGLCPKFGAVIAAVPGGVLGGITVVLYGMIGLLGAQIWIHNKVDLTNPLNLVPVAAGVIVGIGNVTLKFTDDFELSGIALGTLITLLGYHGLRALAPAHLKAGPADGPLLDEGTSAYDDDRRE, encoded by the coding sequence ATGAAGGTCGGGTTCGGGTGGAAGCTGCACGGGGACGGGCGGGCGCCGCGGCCGGGGGCGGTGGTGCGGCCGGACGAGCGGCTGTCGTGGGGGCGGACGGTCGGGCTCGGGGCGCAGCACGTGGTGGCGATGTTCGGGGCGACGTTCGTGGCGCCGGTGTTGATGGGTCTGGACCCGAACCTCGCGGTGATGGTGTCGGGTGTGGCGACGGTGTTCTTCCTGCTGGTGACGCAGGGGCGGATTCCGTCGTACCTGGGCTCCAGCCTGTCGTTCGTGGGCGTGGCGGCGGTGATCAAGACCCAGGGCGGGGACGCGTCGACGCTGACGGGTGCGCTGCTGGTGGTGGGTGCGGTGCTGGCGGCGTGCGGGGCGGTGGTGCAGGGGTTCGGGGCGCGGGTGATCCACGCGGTGCTGCCGCCGGTGGTGACGGGCGCGGTGGTGATGCTGATCGGGTTCAACCTGGCGCCGGTGGCGGCGGGGACGTACTGGCCGCAGGACCAGTGGACGGCGCTGCTGACGATGGCGTTCACGGCGCTGGCGCTGGTGGTGCTGCGCGGGTTCTGGTCGCGGATCGCGATCTTCCTGGGGCTGGTGTTCGGCTACGCGGCGTCCTGGCTGTTCGACCGGGTCTTCGGGCGGATCGACTCGCCGGTGGGCGGCGGGGCGTCGACGGAGCACTGGCGCCTCGACCTGTCGGGTGTCGGCAAGGCGGACTGGATCGGCCTGCCGTCGCTGCACGCGCCGAGCTTCTCGACCTCGGCGGTGTTGGTGGCGCTGCCGGTGGTGGTGGCGCTGATCGCGGAGAACGCCGGGCACGTGAAGGCGGTCTCGGAGATGACGGGTGACCCGCTGGACGACCGGATGGGCACCGCGATCATGGCGGACGGCGCGGCGACGGTCCTCTCCACGGCGGTGGGCGGTCCGGCGACGACCACGTACGCGGAGAACATCGGCGTGATGGCGGCGACCCGGGTGTACTCGACGGCGGCGTACTGGTGCGCGGCCGGCTTCGCGATCCTGTTCGGCCTGTGCCCGAAGTTCGGCGCAGTGATCGCGGCGGTCCCGGGCGGGGTGCTGGGCGGCATCACGGTGGTGCTGTACGGCATGATCGGCCTGCTGGGCGCGCAGATCTGGATCCACAACAAGGTGGACCTGACCAACCCGCTGAACCTGGTACCGGTCGCGGCGGGCGTGATCGTCGGCATCGGCAACGTGACGCTGAAGTTCACCGACGACTTCGAGTTGAGCGGCATCGCGCTGGGCACCCTGATCACGCTGCTCGGCTACCACGGCCTGCGCGCCCTGGC